From Hydractinia symbiolongicarpus strain clone_291-10 chromosome 11, HSymV2.1, whole genome shotgun sequence, the proteins below share one genomic window:
- the LOC130614212 gene encoding uncharacterized protein LOC130614212: MITPIVLSTYKQYKNPYGALFFQINLRRRSRTIIYKMKTNLQSFILLCMFLYNSALDKQYFFPSGSSNGDIVLVDVSNGIGLDRSDDGAFPVDIEHIPFFDLATNTKIQISPNGYVGLFGSPVLDQPFPTDFPRLLSVSPAISAPQIAIFHTDLLFTFHMMSQLTYQMHTTGAALNLAKTDIMALFGRSFTPTKVLVITWKYAEPFSSFQNSQNATFQMALATDDQQTYLFMHYGEININEFRPTAIGWQEGNPLKFFRHPLTQLLPDVNNVLSYKPKRLSTESNVGVPGKWIFRVAKPYIDVTVTTPPTGTPIQVPTCPTSDSNVCNGKEGNIAFPGQENFFISCSAGHQPICQPCPIGLKFVEQCNQCLLSLDSDCAPTLSPVTATLPTIPFNGCSQERAKAFCSNKPSGRYANPFDNKDSSFFWCVGIGAYCQRCALGTVFCATGPTSGVCK, encoded by the exons ATGATTACTCCAATTGTTTTAAGTACATATAAACAATATAAGAATCCTTATGGTGCACTGTTCTTTCaaattaatttaagaagaagATCGAGAACTATTATTTATAAAATGAAGACaaatttacaaagttttataCTCTTATGCATGTTCTTATACAATTCAGCACTGGATAAACAGTATTTCTTTCCATCTGGAAGTTCAAATGGCGATATCGTTCTAGTAGATGTCAGCAATGGTATCGGGTTGGACAGAAGTGACGATGGTGCATTTCCAGTGGACATTGAACATATTCCATTTTTTGACTTAGCAACAAATACTAAAATACAA ATTAGTCCTAATGGATACGTCGGACTGTTCGGTAGCCCTGTACTTGACCAGCCATTTCCAACAGATTTCCCAAGATTGTTGTCAGTATCACCGGCCATATCAGCTCCACAAATCGCTATTTTTCACACTGACTTACTGTTTACTTTCCATATGATGTCGCAATTAACATATCAAATGCACACAACAGGAGCTGCTTTAAATCTAGCAAAGACTGATATTATGGCATTGTTTGGACGATCTTTCACGCCGACAAAGGTGTTAGTTATAACATGGAAGTATGCAGAACCGTTTTCAAGTTTCCAAAACTCT caaAATGCTACTTTCCAAATGGCTCTTGCAACCGACGACCAGCAAACATACCTTTTTATGCACTATGGAGAAATAAACATCAACGAATTTAGACCAACTGCT ATCGGCTGGCAAGAAGGCAACCCATTAAAATTCTTCCGCCATCCTTTGACCCAGCTTCTTCCAGACGTTAATAATGTTTTGTCATACAAACCGAAACGATTATCGACTGAATCGAATGTAGGAGTTCCAGGAAAATGGATATTTCGTGTCGCAAAACCAT ATATTGATGTAACTGTCACAACTCCACCAACTGGAACACCAATccaagtaccaacat gccCAACATCTGACAGTAACGTATGCAATGGTAAAGAAGGAAACATTGCCTTCCCAGGTCAAGAAAATTTCTTCATTTCATGTTCTGCGGGACACCAACCGATTTGTCAACCATGTCCTATTGGGTTAAAGTTTGTAGAGCAATGTAATCAATGTCTTTTATCGTTAGATTCAG ATTGTGCGCCAACTTTATCTCCAGTCACAGCAACATTGCCAACCATTCCTTTTAATGGCTGTTCCCAAGAAAGAG CTAAAGCATTTTGCTCTAATAAACCATCAGGTCGATATGCCAATCCTTTCGATAATAAAGATTCATCATTCTTCTGGTGTGTCGGTATCGGAGCTTACTGTCAGCGGTGTGCACTTGGAACAGTATTTTGTGCGACCGGACCTACTTCCGGTGTGTGCAAATAA